A region of Culicoides brevitarsis isolate CSIRO-B50_1 chromosome 1, AGI_CSIRO_Cbre_v1, whole genome shotgun sequence DNA encodes the following proteins:
- the LOC134828348 gene encoding lipid scramblase CLPTM1L, giving the protein MQIPSLSMVLSGVFLAYIAHSIYTLAQLFKSPSCSSSPCYTSYLANNPKLQLLLFTSTTSNPIASEVTNVLVLRGFNYLEPVQKSVDIDIPLKTRRNGTLFLHAVLAADDGKAVDWRELKRDGPTVLQRIALTNYMIPKAATFNLLSSSETEKPSKKASATTKSVKPVTHIKRKIHITILTDLISMSQEDIPPEMAQLIRVSYKKEFLPIIQNDFLRTRLSDFDEVTKNSTKLSLEFNYSPISFGKLRLILHVEHAMRSLAHMGFTEKDIDEVKGIFSDTNVYLLCGTVMIASVHMLFDFLSFKNDVIFWKKKKSYAGLSVRTTIWRAFSQIVIFMYLLDESTSLLVLVPAGIGTLIELWKSKKILKLNIGFGGITKKSDANDSETLKKAESYTRQVDKEAMRYLSYLLYPLCIGGAVYSLIYQPHKSWYSWTINSLVNGVYAFGFLFMLPQLFINYKLKSVAALPWRAFMYKAFNTFIDDIFAFIITMPTAHRVACFRDDIVFLIYLYQRWLYPVDKNRIDEGTHMAEDETEEVTHNDNDKKDK; this is encoded by the exons atgcaaattccGTCACTGTCGATGGTCTTATCAGGCGTctttttgg CGTACATTGCTCACTCGATTTACACGCTGGCTCAACTGTTCAAGTCTCCCTCATGCAGCAGTTCACCGTGTTACACGTCATATCTCGCCAATAACCCAAAATTGCAGTTGTTGCTCTTCACATCGACGACAAGCAACCCAATTGCCAGTGAAGTAACGAACGTTTTGGTTTTGCGAGGCTTCAACTATCTCGAGCCGGTACAAAAATCCGTCGATATCGATATTCCATTGAAGACACGACGTAACGGAACGCTGTTTTTGCACGCTGTGCTCGCTGCTGACGATGGCAAAGCCGTCGATTGGCGCGAACTCAAACGCGATGGACCAACGGTGCTTCAACGCATTGCTCTAACGAACTACATGATCCCCAAAGCGGCCACTTTCAACTTACTTTCGTCGTCTGAGACTGAGAAACCGTCCAAAAAAGCATCCGCAACCACCAAAAGTGTCAAACCTGTGACGCATATCAAGCGAAAAATACACATCACGATTCTCACGGACCTCATATCGATGTCGCAGGAAGATATCCCGCCGGAAATGGCTCAACTGATACGCGTTAGTTACAAAAAGGAGTTTTTGCCAATAATTCAAAACGACTTTTTACGTACCCGGCTGTCAGATTTCGATGAAGTGACGAAAAATAGCACCAAATTGTCGCTCGAGTTCAATTATTCGCCCATTAGTTTCGGAAAATTACGATTAATTTTGCACGTGGAGCACGCAATGCGCTCGCTGGCTCACATGGGATTCACGGAGAAGGACATCGACGAGGTCAAGGGAATTTTTAGTGATACGAATGTTTATTTGTTGTGCGGTACCGTGATGATTGCCAGTGTTCACATGCTTTTCGACTTTTTGTCCTTTAAAAATGACGTCATTTTctggaaaaagaagaaaagttacGCGGGGTTGAGTGTGCGAACGACAATTTGGCGCGCCTTTTCACAAATTGTGATCTTCATGTATTTGTTGGACGAGAGCACGTCGTTGCTCGTACTTGTACCTGCGGGCATTGGAACCTTGATCGAGTTGTGGAAGTCAAAAAAGATCCTGAAACTGAACATTGGCTTTGGGGGCATCACGAAAAAATCGGATGCGAATGACAGTGAGACTTTGAAGAAGGCTGAATCGTACACGAGACAGGTGGATAAGGAAGCAATGCGATATTTGAGTTATTTGTTGTATCCGTTGTGCATTGGAGGTGCCGTTTATTCGTTAATTTATCAACCGCATAAGAg TTGGTATTCCTGGACAATAAATTCCCTCGTTAACGGCGTTTATGCCTTCGGTTTCCTCTTCATGCTCCCGCAGCTGTTCATCAACTACAAGCTCAAGTCGGTTGCGGCACTACCTTGGCGGGCATTCATGTACAAAGCGTTCAACACCTTCATCGATGACATTTTTGCCTTCATCATCACCATGCCGACGGCTCATCGGGTCGCTTGTTTCCGCGACGACAtcgtttttctcatttatttgtaTCAGCGATGGTTATACCCGGTCGACAAGAATCGCATTGACGAAGGAACTCATATGGCGGAGGATGAAACGGAAGAAGTGACACACAACGATAATGACAAGaaagacaaataa
- the LOC134837530 gene encoding nose resistant to fluoxetine protein 6-like, with translation MKAKMCRLLPFVLSVILFALANGQAVTSPATINSNVTVVEERDFTGIRLINDMLDIFNMAYLGAQWSSVQGKLTKKCAADMTKYFMGLEKRKLWALKMNDASGHYQNGFLYGNNYWTGSYRLCESIYIEEGSHVRDKPQTRQSEITSINGYTEQTAVKHENPPFMPSFYIVKVRLNDTEIAPNPRVISVAACLPFECTQKDISTIAMHAEVASETRALEILEVKIGLKEPYDFWNDFVFQLVLAATIFVAFLVILGTSYDLFLAQRYAKKCKATSNTNSESSSGKCTTYDLSNASPDKKNSAIGISIPTGVNNNNSDEHLAIEQLSDAEDKMKFLELGIFEELILSFSVISNWRTISDKSVGGDTISCIHGMRALSMLWIILGHTCIILAKYADNMDYRRYVETIFAFQFIANGAYSVDTFFFISGFLVSFIYFRSNAKGKLEKLSKGLNEFSAGTLHFFGLLAYRFVRLTVPYLYMLGVVAVVMRYLQHDRL, from the exons atgaaagccaAAATGTGCAGATTACTGCCATTCGTATTATCTGTGATTTTGTTTGCTTTAGCAAACGGTCAAGCTGTGACGTCACCCGCGACAATAAATTCTAATGTCACCGTCGTCGAGGAGAGAGATTTTACGGGAATTCGTTTAATTAATGACATGttggatatttttaatatggcCTATTTGGGAGCTCAATGGTCCAGCGTTCAaggaaaattgacgaaaaaatgtGCCGCTGAcatgacaaaatatttcatgggACTCGAGAAGCGGAAATTGTGGGCTTTGAAGA tgaacGACGCTTCTGGCCATTACCAAAACGGCTTCTTGTACGGCAACAACTACTGGACCGGCTCATATCGCCTTTGTGAGAGCATCTACATCGAAGAGGGATCACATGTCCGTGATAAGCCACAAACTCGTCAATCGGAGATCACCTCAATTAACGGATATACCGAACAAACTGCTGTCAAACATGAAAATCCACCATTCATGCCGTCGTTTTACATTGTCAAAGTTCGCTTGAATGACACAGAAATTGCGCCAAAT ccCCGTGTGATATCCGTTGCTGCCTGCTTGCCATTCGAATGTACCCAAAAGGACATTTCCACAATTGCTATGCACGCCGAAGTGGCCAGCGAAACTCGTGCCTTGGAAATTCTCGAAGTGAAAATCGGTCTCAAGGAGCCGTACGACTTCTGGAACGACTTTGTGTTCCAACTAGTCTTGGCAGCGACAATTTTCGTTGCATTCCTCGTGATTTTGGGCACGTCGTACGACCTGTTTCTTGCACAACGTTATGCCAAGAAGTGCAAGGCCACGTCAAACACGAACTCTGAGTCGTCGTCCGGCAAATGCACTACGTATGACCTCTCGAACGCCAGTCCAGACAAGAAGAACTCCGCTATTGGGATTTCCATTCCAACAG GCGTGAATAATAACAACTCTGATGAGCATCTTGCCATCGAGCAACTTAGTGACGCTGAAGACAAAATGA AATTTCTTGAATTAGGTATTTTTGAAGAGctgattttatcattttccgtCATCTCTAACTGGAGAACGATCTCCGACAAGAGTGTTGGTGGCGATACCATTTCCTGCATTCACGGTATGCGAGCTTTGTCGATGTTGTGGATTATTTtag GTCACACTTGCATCATTCTCGCCAAATATGCGGACAACATGGATTACCGTCGTTATGTCGAAACAATTTTCGCTTTCCAGTTCATCGCTAACGGCGCCTACAGTGTCGATACCTTCTTCTTCATCAGTGGTTTCCtcgtttcattcatttatttccgTTCAAATGCCAAAGGAAAGTTGGAAAAGCTCTCAAAGGgcttaaatgaattttctgcCGGCACATTGCACTTCTTCGGACTTCTTGCCTATCGTTTTGTTCGCTTGACCGTGCCTTATTTGTACATGTTGGGCGTTGTTGCTGTCGTTATGCGTTACTTGCAACACGATCGCCTTTGA
- the LOC134838157 gene encoding nose resistant to fluoxetine protein 6-like: protein MPSFYIVKVRLNDTEIAPNPRVISVAACLPFECTQKDISTIAMHAEVASETRALEILEVKIGLKEPYDFWNDFVFQLVLAATIFVAFLVILGTSYDLFLAQRYAKKCKATSNTNSESSSGIGCTTYDLSNASPDKKNSAIGISIPTGVNNNNSDEHLAIEQLSDAEDKMSIFEELILSFSVISNWRTISDKSVGGDTISCIHGMRALSMLWIILGHTCIILAKYADNMDYRRYVETIFAFQFIANGAYSVDTFFFISGFLVSFIYFRSNAKGKLEKLSKGLNEFSAGTLHFFGLLAYRFVRLTVPYLYMLGVVAVVMRYLQHESVFDMPANDAENCPKYWWRNIFYINTLFPVKDMCMLWSWYLANDTQFYIIGAIILIVAVKHFKIAAGTVFIFLCSAWATTTYIAFSNGHMPHSDDPFALFDKIYDKPWTRLGPYFIGMAVGWILFKTNCQIKFTRMQVYAGWTATGAIMFGLVFGLYNVELSPLVAAFYSSFSHSLWALAHAWITIACSTGYGGVIDNMLSAPIIYPFSRVTYCAYLVHPMVIRYFTLTSDIPMHLGSGTIITFFGQAIISYLLAFALSLAFEAPVVTALRILSTRQKHRVS, encoded by the exons ATGCCGTCGTTTTACATTGTCAAAGTTCGCTTGAATGACACTGAAATTGCACCAAAT ccccGTGTGATATCCGTTGCTGCCTGCTTGCCATTCGAATGTACCCAAAAAGACATTTCTACGATTGCTATGCACGCCGAAGTTGCCAGCGAAACTCGTGCCTTGGAAATTCTCGAAGTGAAAATCGGTCTCAAGGAGCCCTACGACTTTTGGAATGACTTTGTGTTCCAACTAGTTTTGGCAGCGACAATTTTCGTTGCATTCCTCGTGATTTTGGGCACGTCGTACGACCTGTTTCTTGCACAACGTTATGCCAAGAAGTGCAAGGCCACGTCAAACACGAACTCTGAGTCGTCGTCCGGCATTGGATGCACTACGTATGACCTCTCGAACGCCAGTCCAGACAAGAAGAACTCCGCTATTGGGATTTCCATTCCAACAG GCGTGAATAATAACAACTCTGATGAGCATCTTGCCATCGAGCAACTTAGTGACGCTGAAGACAAAATGA GTATTTTTGAGGAGctgattttatcattttccgtCATCTCTAACTGGAGAACGATCTCCGACAAGAGTGTTGGTGGCGATACCATTTCCTGCATTCACGGTATGCGAGCTTTGTCGATGTTGTGGATTATtttag GTCACACTTGCATCATTCTCGCCAAATATGCGGACAACATGGATTACCGTCGTTATGTCGAAACAATTTTCGCCTTCCAGTTCATCGCTAACGGTGCCTACAGTGTCGATACCTTCTTCTTCATCAGTGGATTCCTCgtttctttcatttatttccgTTCAAATGCCAAAGGAAAGTTGGAAAAGCTCTCAAAGGGcttgaatgaattttctgcCGGAACATTGCACTTCTTCGGACTTCTTGCCTATCGTTTTGTGCGCTTGACCGTGCCTTATTTGTACATGTTGGGCGTTGTAGCTGTCGTTATGCGTTACTTGCAACACGAGTCAGTCTTTGATATGCCAGCAAATGATGCGGAAAATTGCCCGAAATACTGGTggagaaatattttctatattaATACGTTGTTCCCGGTTAAGGATATG tgCATGTTATGGAGTTGGTATCTCGCGAACGACACGCAATTCTACATCATCGGTGCCATCATCCTCATTGTCGCCGTCAAGCATTTCAAAATTGCCGCTGGTACAGTTTTCATTTTCCTCTGCTCGGCATGGGCCACAACGACCTACATTGCCTTCAGTAACGGTCACATGCCCCATTCGGATGATCCCTTTGCGCTCTTCGACAAAATCTACGACAAACCCTGGACTCGCTTGGGACCCTATTTCATTGGCATGGCTGTCGGATGGATTTTGTTCAAGACAAATtgccaaattaaatttacgcgGATGCAAGTTTACGCTGGATGGACTGCGACAGGCGCCATTATGTTTGGACTCGTCTTTGGCTTGTATAACGTCGAATTGTCGCCATTGGTTGCTGCTTTCTACAGTTCCTTCAGTCACTCGTTGTGGGCCTTGGCACACGCTTGGATCACAATTGCTTGCAGTACCGGCTATGGAGGCGTAATTGATAACATGTTGTCAGCTCCCATCATTTATCCCTTCTCGCGTGTCACATATTGCGCATATTTGGTACATCCAATGGTTATTCGGTATTTTACTTTGACGTCGGATATTCCTATGCATTTGGGAAGTGGaacg atcaTCACCTTCTTCGGACAAGCAATCATCTCGTACCTTCTTGCGTTCGCCTTGTCACTCGCCTTCGAGGCTCCCGTCGTAACTGCCCTGAGAATATTGTCGACACGTCAAAAGCATCGTGTGTCATAA
- the LOC134829638 gene encoding methionine synthase reductase yields the protein MEISTVINAFKDVPTLTIPKASQEYLKITFLDDVSKNPPSRHLQSTCMQPFGVSPVIEAEITGHKVLACGEDVKTVHELTLNLPEPVSYLPGDTIGILARNKTSEVDEVISKLGFTEVADKPFSVEVTDPKKKLPIFIPSDTVLTIRRVLTECLDLHGVPKKLFIRALMTFVTDEQEKRFLEILCSKEGAKNYSDFVENSKNGTFLGLIRLFTSLKPDFSVLLAHLQRLLPRPYSITTSPSHGKQIKFVFSFENGLVTTYLQEIVTQSNKKVEIYFRQSTKFSYSKEHFDKNLIMIGPGTGISPFIGFLTQKQENGCKSRAWLLTGCRYRERNQLFKDEVEGFLQNGSLTKLSHAFSRDPDSSLKYVQDLIRAEQTEFVKWLMDGDTIVYVCGEGKKMLPDIQNTIVACLVNVNLMPENDAIEFVKNLKKTGKYIEDVWI from the exons atggaaatatcaACTGTGATAAACGCTTTTAAAGACGTTCCAACGTTGACGATCCCAAAAGCCTCTCaggaatatttgaaaattacttttttggaTGATGTTTCAAAG AACCCTCCTTCGAGGCATCTTCAATCGACGTGCATGCAACCTTTTGGTGTCTCGCCAGTTATTGAAGCTGAAATCACCGGTCACAAAGTTCTTGCCTGTGGTGAAGACGTAAAAACTGTTCACGAACTCACTTTAAACCTTCCAGAGCCGGTTTCCTATCTCCCTGGCGACACAATCGGCATCTTAGCTCGCAATAAAACGAGTGAAGTGGATGAAGTCATATCGAAATTGGGATTTACTGAAGTTGCGGACAAGCCATTTTCTGTAGAAGTCACGGATCCGAAGAAAAAACTCCCGATTTTCATTCCATCGGATACGGTTTTGACGATTCGACGCGTTTTAACTGAGTGTTTGGACCTTCATGGCGTTCCAAAGAAGCTTTTTATTAGAGCATTGATGACTTTTGTAACTGACGAGCAGGAAAAACGCTTTTTGGAAATCTTGTGTTCGAAGGAAGgtgcgaaaaattattcagatttCGTGGAAAACAGTAAAAATGGAACATTTTTGGGATTAATTCGATTGTTTACGAGTTTGAAACCGGATTTTAGCGTTTTACTTGCACATTTACAACGATTATTGCCGAGACCGTACTCGATCACCACAAGTCCCAGTCatggaaaacaaataaaattcgtGTTTTCCTTCGAAAATGGTCTTGTAACAACGTATTTGCAAGAAATTGTCACTCAATCGAacaaaaaagtcgaaatttaCTTCCGACAGAGCACAAAATTCAGTTATTCTAAGGaacattttgataaaaatctgatAATGATTGGTCCTGGCACCGGAATTTCGccatttattggatttttgactcaaaaacaGGAAAATGGATGCAAATCTCGAGCTTGGCTGTTGACTGGATGTCGTTACCGCGaaagaaatcaactttttaaagatgaaGTTGAAGGATTTTTGCAAAATGGAAGTTTGACGAAACTTTCTCACGCATTTTCACGTGACCCGGACTCAAGTCTTAAATACGTGCAAGACTTAATTCGTGCTGAACAAACAGAATTTGTCAAATGGCTGATGGATGGCGACACAATTGTCTATGTTTGTGGCGAAGGAAAGAAAATGCTGCCGGATATTCAGAACACAATCGTTGCTTGCTTGgtgaatgttaatttaatgccTGAGAATGACGCGAtcgaatttgtgaaaaatttgaaaaagaccGGGAAATATATTGAAGATGTGTGGAtataa
- the LOC134829647 gene encoding serine/threonine-protein kinase PAK 1-like: protein MTDDEVFEELRKLCCLSDPKEVYQMQQEVGKGASGSVFIALDKQTRQQVAIKVMNIDTQPSKESLINEIRVMKDFAHPNLVNFLDSFFIETAFKRQLWVVMEYMSGGPLTDIVIETVMKEHQISYVTRETLKALKFLHDKGVIHRDIKSDNVLMGLDGRVKVTDFGFCANVQGDEKRMTVCGTPYWMSPEIVTRKKYGKKVDIWSLGIMIIEMLDGEPPYMNETPFRAAYLIAANGRPQIKTTGLSAPLSDFLDRTLEVDVDKRAPCHELLNHEFIVKNNGEAKSVIPLVKVVQKIKKQKF from the exons GACCCGAAAGAGGTCTATCAGATGCAGCAAGAAGTGGGAAAAGGAGCTTCCGGAAGTGTTTTTATCGCACTCGACAAACAAACTCGGCAACAAGTTGCAATTAAAGTCATGAATATCGACACACAACCATCGAAAGAATCTTTAATTAACGAAATTCGGGTCATGAAGGATTTTGCGCACCCaaatttggttaattttttggacTCTTTCTTCATTGAGACGGCATTCAAGCGGCAATTATGGGTCGTGATGGAATACATGAGTGGCGGACCATTAACAGACATTGTCATTGAAACGGTGATGAAGGAGCATCAAATTTCCTATGTGACACGAGAAACGCTCAAAGCGCTGAAATTTCTGCATGACAAGGGAGTCATTCACAGAGATATCAAATCGGATAATGTCCTGATGGGACTCGATGGCAGAGTGAAAGTTACGGATTTTGGGTTTTGTGCGAACGTACAAGGCGATGAGAAACGGATGACGGTGTGTGGGACGCCGTATTGGATGTCGCCAGAGATTGTAACGCGAAAAAAGTatggaaaaaag GTCGACATCTGGTCCCTCGGAATAATGATAATAGAAATGCTCGACGGAGAGCCTCCCTACATGAACGAGACCCCTTTCCGTGCCGCCTACTTGATCGCTGCCAATGGAAGACCGCAAATCAAGACCACAGGATTGTCGGCACCGCTATCTGACTTCCTTGATCGAACGTTGGAAGTGGATGTCGACAAGCGCGCACCTTGTCATGAACTTCTAAACCACGAATTCATCGTAAAAAACAACGGAGAAGCCAAATCAGTCATTCCACTGGTGAAAGTtgtgcaaaaaatcaaaaaacaaaagttttaa